A part of Vulpes lagopus strain Blue_001 chromosome 4, ASM1834538v1, whole genome shotgun sequence genomic DNA contains:
- the LOC121489843 gene encoding LOW QUALITY PROTEIN: 40S ribosomal protein S19-like (The sequence of the model RefSeq protein was modified relative to this genomic sequence to represent the inferred CDS: inserted 1 base in 1 codon) produces the protein MAGVTIKDMNQQEFIRALAVFLKSEKLKVPKWVGGGHHSIKSLLAPCDENWFYAWAXFDSLAPVPPGQYWGQLHDQDLCGMSEKRGHAQPLKQRLQERGPQLLHTLWGAENNGKGPRWGCRLISGTERYGKNHWTGGNCLPETSEQMLG, from the exons ATGGCTGGAGTTACTATAAAAGACATGAACCAGCAGGAGTTCATCAGAGCTCTGGCAGTCTTCCTCAAGTCTGAGAAACTGAAAGTCCCTaaatgggtggggggtggacacCATAGCATAAAGAGTTTGCTTGCTCCCTGTGATGAGAACTGGTTCTACGCATGGG GCTTTGACAGCTTGGCACCTGTACCTCCAGGGCAGTACTGGGGTCAGCTCCATGACCAAGATCTATGTGGGATGTCAGAGAAACGGGGTCATGCCCAGCCACTTAAGCAGAGGCTCCAGGAGCGTGGTCCACAGCTCCTCCACACCTTGTGGGGGGCTGAAAACAATGGAAAAGGACCAAGATGGGGCTGCAGACTGATATCAGGGACAGAGAGATATGGAAAGAATCACTGGACAGGTGGTAACTGCCTCCCAGAAACATCAGAACAAATGCTGGGTTAA